A section of the Paenibacillus odorifer genome encodes:
- a CDS encoding response regulator, whose product MKIVIVDDHPLVRRGLASVISMQPNVQFAGEATNGQEALLVIEETQPDLVLIDLKLADESGLDVIKTARARGIVSKFILLTSSASREDFLKAEEVLVDGYVLKEALPEELLFAIQLVHKGRKYYDPGLMEDKMRMSGSSPTDELTPKEKEVLIELGQGACNREIASRLFISEFTVKKHVSQILAKLQVADRTQAALYANAVGLTKYEMSYE is encoded by the coding sequence GTGAAAATCGTCATTGTTGATGATCATCCTTTAGTTAGAAGAGGACTGGCATCTGTCATTTCGATGCAACCGAATGTGCAGTTTGCGGGTGAGGCGACGAATGGCCAAGAAGCGCTTCTTGTGATTGAGGAGACGCAGCCTGATCTCGTATTGATTGATCTTAAGCTAGCAGATGAATCGGGATTGGATGTCATCAAGACAGCGCGTGCTCGTGGTATCGTTAGTAAGTTCATTCTGTTGACGTCATCTGCAAGCAGAGAGGATTTCCTGAAGGCTGAAGAAGTACTGGTAGATGGATATGTACTGAAAGAGGCGTTGCCCGAGGAGTTACTGTTTGCTATCCAATTGGTGCACAAGGGAAGAAAGTATTATGATCCTGGTCTGATGGAAGATAAAATGCGCATGAGTGGAAGCAGCCCAACGGATGAATTAACACCCAAAGAAAAGGAAGTCCTGATCGAGCTGGGACAGGGCGCCTGCAACAGAGAAATTGCTTCACGTCTTTTCATTAGTGAATTTACGGTGAAGAAGCATGTCAGTCAGATTTTAGCTAAATTACAGGTGGCTGATCGTACTCAGGCAGCGCTTTATGCAAATGCTGTCGGATTAACCAAATATGAAATGTCTTACGAGTGA
- a CDS encoding sensor histidine kinase, whose protein sequence is MKIKPTAEDKLIAYYRYFSLSLTSLMYLLDKTGPSIIYKSLIIAILVVFAQTFSFCYRRLRSRPKTLVLAVSIEMVGIIALTLFTGGYESSFRLYVLNPVLIAAGSLSIYFGWSLLLSYISIFAVLCYFFINSANRNFLEIVFINGNLFLTLVLTVIIMQIVNRMKRQREESNARTKETMEHIKSLYHIVETSSQHDFMNIGQVITDYVVKLTKLDKALFWFAKKSGEPAPQSRQTGWQQEEEQFLFSELGKHEHEWRLQREPIFRNLPGLGDFLLMPVRMSTRFVGMIGLKLESTEGLEGRRWYIQQLIFLSELSANILERHELGVIENRLIITNEQNRIADEMHDSVSQSLFGIVYATHSLKESWKRMSDHELEEQIELIHDSATKVAKELRITIYSLSSKKSGGPTWLGMVRSHLKSLSRLNDVDIDLKITGDDFSLPYPYHKALFRIISEATGNAIRHGAASRVDVELSLKPTWIRLLICDNGVGFDTDLLWIESEDSVSGLGMKNMQYLTQSLGGDFQLSSNESTGTRIMISIPVGVAELKNA, encoded by the coding sequence ATGAAAATCAAACCAACTGCAGAAGACAAACTGATTGCGTATTACAGGTATTTTTCATTGTCCCTCACATCACTCATGTATCTTCTAGATAAGACGGGACCTTCCATAATTTATAAATCACTTATTATTGCTATACTTGTTGTGTTTGCACAAACGTTCTCATTTTGTTATCGAAGGCTACGCAGCAGGCCAAAGACTCTCGTCCTGGCTGTTAGTATAGAGATGGTGGGAATTATCGCATTGACCTTGTTTACGGGTGGGTACGAAAGCTCTTTTAGGCTCTATGTGCTTAATCCTGTATTGATTGCTGCAGGCTCATTGTCCATTTATTTTGGATGGTCGTTGCTCTTAAGCTATATCAGTATTTTTGCGGTGCTCTGTTATTTTTTTATCAATTCTGCGAACAGAAATTTTTTAGAAATTGTATTTATAAATGGGAATCTGTTTCTAACACTGGTACTTACGGTTATAATAATGCAGATCGTTAATCGGATGAAGCGGCAACGTGAAGAATCGAATGCTCGCACGAAAGAGACGATGGAGCATATCAAATCCCTGTACCATATCGTGGAAACCTCAAGCCAACATGATTTCATGAATATCGGTCAAGTGATCACCGATTATGTTGTTAAGCTAACGAAGCTAGATAAGGCTTTGTTTTGGTTCGCCAAGAAAAGCGGAGAACCAGCTCCGCAGAGCAGGCAGACCGGCTGGCAGCAGGAAGAGGAACAGTTCCTATTCTCAGAACTGGGAAAACATGAGCATGAATGGAGATTGCAGCGAGAGCCTATTTTTAGAAATCTGCCGGGATTAGGCGATTTCCTGCTGATGCCTGTACGGATGAGCACCCGTTTTGTAGGGATGATTGGACTCAAGCTGGAGTCTACAGAGGGGCTGGAAGGCCGCAGATGGTATATTCAACAATTGATATTCTTATCTGAGCTAAGTGCGAATATTCTTGAAAGACATGAGCTTGGTGTGATCGAGAACCGGTTGATCATCACGAACGAACAGAACCGGATTGCGGATGAAATGCACGACAGTGTGTCGCAGAGCCTTTTTGGTATTGTGTATGCGACGCATTCGCTGAAGGAATCGTGGAAGAGAATGTCTGATCATGAGCTAGAAGAACAAATTGAGCTTATTCATGACTCTGCAACAAAGGTTGCCAAAGAACTGCGGATCACGATCTACAGTCTTAGCTCCAAGAAGAGTGGCGGTCCTACTTGGTTGGGCATGGTAAGATCACATTTGAAGAGCTTATCCAGATTAAATGATGTTGATATTGATTTAAAAATAACGGGCGATGATTTCAGTCTCCCTTATCCTTACCACAAGGCGCTTTTTCGGATTATCTCCGAAGCCACGGGTAATGCCATCAGGCATGGTGCTGCCAGTCGAGTGGATGTAGAACTGTCTCTGAAGCCGACTTGGATTCGATTATTGATTTGTGATAATGGTGTTGGTTTTGATACTGATTTGTTATGGATTGAATCTGAAGATAGTGTAAGCGGACTTGGCATGAAGAATATGCAATATTTGACCCAGTCGCTCGGTGGCGACTTTCAGTTGTCCAGTAATGAGAGCACAGGAACAAGAATTATGATTTCGATTCCTGTCGGTGTAGCTGAATTAAAGAATGCATAA
- a CDS encoding YveK family protein, with product MEKTILDYINLIKKRFWLIMVFVLISCATTYYVSKNFVEPVYSASGQLLVNNIAKAPESNNLNDLSFSLNLIESYKEIMKSPTIMKSVIENHPEFGLTADELSQKLEIKTSEKSQVINLNVQDESYTKAAGIVNAVSQTFIRELPSLMRVDNVTLLTPADPTDVPGPSNGGFAMNLIISFVVSLMAALGIILLMETLNGTLRSEKEAEYDLGLPVIASIATIRKRDLGKAAGNTRVKEGAYVAAK from the coding sequence GTGGAAAAGACGATTCTGGATTACATTAACCTGATTAAAAAAAGGTTTTGGCTCATCATGGTGTTCGTTTTGATCTCCTGTGCTACGACTTACTATGTTAGCAAAAACTTCGTTGAACCCGTCTATTCCGCTTCCGGACAGCTGCTTGTCAACAACATTGCCAAAGCTCCCGAGAGCAACAATCTTAACGATTTGAGCTTTAGCCTGAATTTAATTGAGAGTTACAAGGAAATTATGAAATCACCGACCATCATGAAAAGCGTAATAGAAAATCACCCGGAGTTTGGTCTCACGGCCGATGAACTAAGCCAGAAGCTTGAGATTAAAACTTCAGAGAAGAGTCAGGTGATCAACCTCAATGTTCAGGATGAAAGCTACACTAAAGCTGCCGGGATCGTAAATGCGGTATCGCAGACATTCATTCGTGAATTGCCATCGCTGATGAGGGTAGACAATGTTACCTTGCTGACACCGGCCGATCCGACTGATGTTCCAGGGCCCTCGAACGGCGGGTTTGCGATGAATCTCATCATCAGCTTTGTTGTATCACTTATGGCTGCCCTAGGAATTATTTTGCTGATGGAAACACTTAACGGCACATTAAGGTCTGAAAAGGAAGCGGAATATGACCTTGGTCTTCCGGTAATTGCTTCGATCGCAACCATTCGTAAACGTGATTTAGGTAAGGCGGCAGGCAACACCAGAGTGAAGGAGGGTGCTTATGTTGCGGCTAAATAA
- a CDS encoding glycoside hydrolase family 20 zincin-like fold domain-containing protein, with protein sequence MLNHSTLLLFPNPREITLSQGSFHFPTSGSIVLPNMEEQSAMPAARKLQEVIAQALNLQLTLSIGLRPTVVSVCNFNYVPLLSAQAYEIVVDQKGIVVSYSSPVGAFYAAATLKQIIEQSGKSIPQLHIRDEPDFGARGLLIDISRNKIPKQETLYRIIDLMADLKMNELQLYIEGAPFAYESFPQVWELETPITGEEILLLDAYCKARYIELVPNQNSFGHMEGWLSRPEFNALAEIPEGFMLPKNLYAQDVYPEGLFMHPGTFDTEDPAVLPLLDKMFDDLLPYFSSNQFNVGCDETYELGLGKNKALAETQGKGQLYLSFLQKIYELVTKRGKTMQFWGDIIIQHPELIPQLPKDIIAMEWGYSAEHPFESDTLKFREAGIPFYVCPGTSSWNSITGRTDNMLANLRSAAIHGKNNGAIGYLITDWGDFGHWQHLPVSYAGFAYGAALSWSVDHNLEADTAQYLNRFIFADRSEGIGQLLLDLGNYYQLESSINRSNDAEMSLLLRTHLDNFLIIEKLTEEHFNHLEEYLLSIEARLSGLDLQCEDAALVLKELSNGIHFVKHAVQLGRIKLQLTSAPDSLDPALITKQINDLDVLLHQYRLLWTERNRLGGLEQSISKLQRLRSQYEALKSELSASVSS encoded by the coding sequence ATGCTTAATCATTCTACACTACTGCTTTTCCCTAATCCGCGTGAAATCACATTGTCACAAGGCTCCTTCCATTTCCCAACAAGCGGAAGCATCGTGCTTCCTAATATGGAAGAACAATCTGCCATGCCAGCTGCACGAAAACTACAGGAAGTGATTGCACAAGCATTGAATCTGCAGCTGACTTTATCCATTGGCTTACGTCCAACCGTTGTATCTGTCTGTAACTTTAACTATGTGCCATTATTGTCTGCACAGGCATATGAGATTGTTGTCGATCAGAAGGGTATCGTTGTCTCCTATAGCTCTCCTGTAGGCGCCTTCTACGCAGCAGCAACCCTGAAACAAATCATAGAACAAAGTGGCAAATCTATACCTCAGCTGCATATTCGCGATGAACCTGATTTTGGAGCCAGAGGCCTGCTCATAGATATCAGCCGCAATAAAATCCCGAAGCAAGAAACCTTGTACCGGATCATTGACCTTATGGCTGATTTGAAGATGAATGAACTTCAGCTATATATAGAAGGTGCTCCGTTCGCTTATGAATCCTTCCCTCAAGTCTGGGAGCTTGAAACCCCAATTACCGGAGAGGAAATCCTGCTTCTGGATGCCTATTGCAAAGCACGTTATATAGAGCTTGTTCCCAATCAGAACAGCTTTGGGCATATGGAGGGCTGGCTCTCTCGTCCAGAATTCAACGCTTTAGCTGAAATTCCCGAAGGCTTTATGCTTCCGAAGAATTTGTATGCGCAGGACGTTTATCCAGAAGGCTTATTTATGCACCCTGGTACTTTTGATACCGAAGATCCTGCTGTACTACCTCTGCTAGACAAAATGTTTGACGATCTGCTACCTTACTTTAGCTCCAATCAGTTTAATGTAGGCTGCGATGAGACCTATGAACTCGGTCTTGGTAAAAATAAAGCTCTGGCAGAAACTCAAGGCAAAGGTCAACTCTATTTATCATTCCTACAAAAGATTTATGAGTTGGTTACAAAACGTGGCAAAACGATGCAATTCTGGGGCGATATTATTATCCAGCATCCCGAACTGATTCCTCAGCTTCCTAAGGATATTATTGCTATGGAATGGGGTTATAGCGCTGAGCATCCCTTCGAGTCCGATACGCTCAAATTCCGTGAAGCAGGTATTCCTTTTTATGTCTGCCCAGGCACCAGCTCATGGAACTCCATTACAGGACGCACAGACAATATGTTAGCCAATCTGCGCAGTGCAGCTATTCATGGCAAAAACAACGGCGCTATTGGTTATCTCATTACGGATTGGGGAGATTTTGGACACTGGCAGCATCTGCCGGTCAGCTATGCCGGCTTCGCCTACGGCGCAGCCCTATCCTGGAGTGTAGATCATAATCTGGAAGCAGATACTGCACAGTATTTAAATAGATTTATTTTTGCAGATCGTTCTGAGGGAATTGGCCAGCTGCTCCTGGATCTCGGCAATTACTATCAGCTTGAATCCAGTATCAACCGTTCAAATGATGCAGAAATGTCCCTGCTGCTGCGTACCCATCTGGACAATTTCCTAATCATAGAGAAGCTTACTGAGGAACACTTCAATCATCTCGAAGAATATCTGCTCTCCATTGAGGCGCGGCTATCGGGGTTAGATCTTCAATGTGAAGATGCTGCTCTTGTGCTGAAAGAACTGAGTAATGGCATCCATTTTGTGAAGCATGCTGTGCAGCTGGGCAGAATCAAGCTACAGTTGACATCAGCACCAGATTCGCTTGATCCTGCGCTGATTACGAAGCAAATCAATGACCTTGATGTACTCCTTCACCAATATCGTCTCTTGTGGACGGAACGCAACCGGCTCGGCGGCTTGGAGCAAAGTATCTCGAAACTTCAACGCCTGCGTAGTCAATATGAAGCATTGAAATCAGAACTCTCCGCATCCGTAAGTTCCTAA
- a CDS encoding helix-turn-helix transcriptional regulator codes for MSKHMDYMISPYPIRIIDPKVESSKLKLKNIRVGQAGHLPGRTLFRSGVVFEHWAIVYIVSGSGSYMEIGGKEQQVREGSLYFFRPGYSYNFGPPPGGSWDEYYINFNGTRVSEWLESGLIAGGNVFQAQSIVGLTTLFEEVLERMESGEPVDADRAALLLERMLLECSFIIEEKSWNSQADYMRQIREDLNLCIYGEMDLEQIAAKHHVSMSTLRRLVRRSSGYPLHEYIHRLKMAEAKKLLFNTSLQIKEISSMLHYNDPFYFSRLFKKYMGIAPQLCRNNI; via the coding sequence ATGTCCAAGCACATGGATTATATGATCAGTCCATATCCAATAAGAATTATTGATCCGAAGGTTGAATCCTCCAAGCTGAAGCTCAAGAATATAAGGGTGGGACAGGCAGGTCATCTGCCAGGAAGAACGTTATTCCGTTCAGGTGTAGTTTTTGAGCACTGGGCCATTGTTTACATAGTGTCAGGTAGTGGCTCCTACATGGAGATTGGGGGAAAAGAGCAGCAGGTGCGTGAAGGCAGCTTATACTTTTTTCGCCCAGGTTACAGTTATAACTTTGGTCCACCACCGGGAGGCAGCTGGGATGAGTATTATATTAACTTTAATGGCACGCGTGTATCCGAATGGCTGGAATCGGGCCTCATAGCCGGGGGAAATGTTTTTCAAGCCCAATCTATAGTAGGTCTTACTACCTTATTTGAAGAAGTGCTGGAACGGATGGAGAGCGGAGAACCTGTGGATGCGGATCGGGCAGCATTATTGCTCGAAAGAATGCTGCTGGAGTGTTCTTTTATAATAGAAGAAAAAAGTTGGAATTCTCAGGCTGATTATATGCGTCAGATTCGGGAAGACCTGAACTTATGCATTTATGGTGAAATGGACCTAGAACAAATAGCGGCAAAACATCATGTTTCGATGTCTACACTTCGTCGTCTTGTTCGACGCAGCAGTGGATACCCGCTTCATGAATATATTCACCGTCTAAAAATGGCAGAAGCCAAAAAGTTGCTTTTTAACACCTCATTACAAATTAAGGAAATTTCTAGTATGCTTCATTATAATGATCCGTTCTATTTTTCTCGTTTATTTAAAAAATATATGGGGATCGCACCCCAGCTTTGCCGGAATAACATTTAA